A section of the Diabrotica virgifera virgifera chromosome 8, PGI_DIABVI_V3a genome encodes:
- the LOC126890553 gene encoding AP-3 complex subunit mu-1, translating to MIHSLFIINAQGDVFLEKHWRSVIPKSVCDYYLEAQRSNGSDINPVIATPHHYLISIQRGGVSFVAVCMEEIPPLFVIEFLHRVVDIFQDYFSECTESIIKENYVVVYELLDEMLDNGFPLATESNILKELIKPPNILRTIANTMTGKTNVSDILPTGQLSNIPWRRSGVKYTNNEAYFDVIEEVDAIIDKSGSTVSAEIQGYIDCCIKLSGMPDLTLSFVNPRLFDDVSFHPCVRFKRWEAERLLSFIPPDGNFRLISYHISSQSVVAIPVYVRHNLSIKTGEQARLDLTVGPKQTMGRTIESVKLEVLMPKCILNCVLTANQGKYNFDPVSKILHWDIGKIDVTKLPNIRGSVSIASGSNTAEINPSINVHFTISQLAVSGLKVNRLDMYGEKYKPFKGVKYITKAGRFLVRM from the exons ATGATCCatagtttatttattataaatgcaCAAGG TGACGTTTTTCTGGAAAAACATTGGCGAAGTGTTATACCGAAATCAGTATGTGACTATTATTTAGAAGCCCAGAGATCAAATGGAAGTGATATTAACCCAGTTATAGCGACCCCTCACCACTACCTTATATCTATACAAAGGGGCGGTGTGAGTTTTGTGGCTGTATGCATGGAAGAGATACCACCTCTGTTTGTTATCGAATTCCTGCATAGAGTAGTAGATATTTTTCAA gatTATTTTTCTGAATGTACAGAGTCTATTATTAAAGAGAACTATGTTGTTGTATACGAG CTATTGGATGAGATGTTAGATAATGGATTTCCTCTGGCCACCGAGAGTAATATATTGAAGGAGTTGATCAAACCACCAAATATTTTGAGGACTATTGCGAATACAATGACAGGAAAGACAAA TGTTAGTGATATTCTACCCACTGGCCAACTGTCAAACATTCCTTGGAGGAGATCAGGAGTTAAATATACTAATAATGAGGCATATTTTGATGTGATAGAAGAAGTTGATGCTATTATTGATAAATCTGGATCTACAGTTTCTGCAGAAATTCAGGGTTAT ATCGATTGCTGTATAAAATTGAGTGGTATGCCAGACTTGACTCTATCCTTTGTAAATCCAAGATTATTTGATGATGTTAGCTTCCATCCATGTGTCAGGTTCAAGAGATGGGag GCTGAACGGTTACTTTCTTTCATTCCACCAGATGGCAATTTTAGGCTGATCTCCTACCACATCAGCAGTCAGAGCGTGGTTGCAATTCCCGTCTATGTGAGACACAATCTCTCCATTAAAACCGGCGAACAAGCCAGGCTGGATTTGACTGTGGGTCCCAAACAGACTATGGGAAGAACTATTGAAA GTGTCAAACTCGAAGTATTGATGCCCAAATGCATACTCAACTGTGTACTAACAGCAAACCAAGGCAAATATAATTTCGATCCCGTGTCTAAGATTTTACATTGGGACATCGGAAAAATTGATGTGACGAAATTGCCAAATATCAGAGGATCT GTGTCCATAGCCAGTGGTTCAAACACTGCTGAGATAAACCCTTCCATAAATGTGCATTTTACGATCAGTCAATTGGCAGTTAGCGGTCTGAAAGTCAACAGGCTAGACATGTACGGAGAAAAATACAAACCATTCAAGGGTGTTAAGTATATTACGAAGGCAGGGCGGTTTTTGGTGCGCATGTGA